The following DNA comes from Myxococcota bacterium.
TGCGGTTCTCGCCATGATCTTCAGCTTCACGGTGTGTCGCTGGTTCGTGCCGGCTCGCGTTCGCGCCGGGGCGACCACGCCGACGGTGCCTCCTGCGTAGGGACGCATCCTCGCTGCCCGCTGCGTGAGCAGCGTGCAGATGCGCCGGCGGCCGATCGTGCCGCCTCGGGGCGGGTTGCGCCGATGCGAGCACGCCTCCCCTGGCATGAACCCTGCACTCCATAGGTGCGAAGCCCACCGAGAAGCGAGGGGGGAGGGAGCCATGGGTCGAGTCTGTGCTTGGTGTCGAACGGCGCTACGGGGAGTGACGCACTCTCACGAGGCCGTCAGTCACGCGCTCTGCGCCGGTTGCCTGGACGACTTGCGCGCGGCATTGCCGCTCTCGGGGGTGCGCTTGGACGAGTCGGGGCCGGCCGGTCTCGGCGAACTCGGATCCGACCCGGGTCTCGTGCGCATCGAGTCCGGCACCTCGTAGATCTCGATGTAGACCTCGCCCCGCACGCGGCGGTGCTGGGCCAGCGCGTCACCGGCGATGAGTTCTCTTGCCGAGTTCTCACGGAAATCCATCGCGGCGACGAGGCGCCAGTGCGGTCGCCGCGCGAAGTACCAGCGGAAGAGATCCTTGTGGGACTCCTGGCGCTGCAGCCAGGAGTTGCGGATGCCGCGACCGATCCACACCACGTAGCGAGGCGGATGCGATTCGGCCTCGGCGATGAAATCGCGTTGCATCTGCTGGGCGTAGGCATGCTCTTCCATCAACGGGTAGGCGTACATGAACCCGGTCGACGCCCGGCGCTGGGCATAGAAGTAGAGCTGAGGCTCGGAGCCCAGCACGAGGATCCGGTCCTCGGGTTCCGAGTGCTCGCGTAGGAAGTCCGCAATGCCGAGGGATTCCGCGAACGGGTTCCCGGTGCCATAGGTCGTCCGCACCACGGCTTCCGGGGACAGGGTGAACAGGTAGGCGTGCTGTCCCCAGACGGCATGGGCGAGGGCAGCGACCCCGAGCCCGACGGCCGCCAGGCGCGGCCAGGGCGCGGGGCGCGGGAACCGGTGGACGACGGCTTGTAGCGCCATTCCGGCTGCCAACGCGACGGCGGGGAGCACCAACACGAAGTAGTGGGGGCGGAACAAGAAGCCCGGGGCGATCGCGATCGCCGAGAACACGGCGAAGCTCGCGAGGCGCGGCCAGGCGGTGCGCTGGGTGCGGTCGAGGAGAGGGGCCACGCTCCAGCCCGCGATCGCGAGCGCCACGATGCCAGGGGCCGCCCGGAGGATCGGCGTCGCACTGAACTGCAGATATCCCAGGCCGGTTTCGAACGGTACCCGTGACGCGTAGGCCTGCGCGTAGGAGAAGGTCCAGAACCAGAAGGCGTCGGCAGCGCCGGCCCACGCGTAGCTGGCGAGCGTCAACAGATAGGGCACGACGCTGCCCGCGCCGTACGCCAGGAGTAAGCGGAAGCCAGGGGCGAGGCCGACGCGCGCGATGTGGAGACCGATCCACACCCCACCCAGCGCCAGGAAGGCAACGCCGTGCTGCTTCACCAGGAAGCCGGTCCCGGTCAGGAGTCCGGCGCCGACGATCCAGCGCAGGTCGTTGCGGTCCAGTCCGTGCACCAGCGCGCAGAGGCCCGCGATCGCCCAGGGCAGCACGAAGTGTTCGGCATTGGCGAACAAGCCTTGCACGGGCTGCAGCAGGGAGAGCACCGCGAAGCAGGCGGCGGCGCCGAGGCCCGCGATGGGGCCCGAGAGCTGTCGGCCCAACCAGAAGAGGGCGCCGATCACGGCGGCATTCGCGATCAGCAGTCCGGCGTGGATGGCCGAGACGCTCTCTCCGAAGACCCCGAAGATGCCCGCGTAGGTGGCGTAGATCCCGGGCAGTTTCATGTTGTAGAACGCGACGTACGGGAGCTGTCCATCGAGCAGGAGTTGAGCTCCGTAGGCGTACTCGCCCTCGTCCCGTTCGAGGGGAACGGACAGCAGTCGCCAGCGCGTAGCGGCGGCGGCCAGCAGGATCCCCAACAGGCCGAGGCGCTCCCCCAGGCGACTGGGTCCGGCCCGAGTCGGTGCTGCGGGCGGAGCCGTCGGGGGTGTTGCCGGGCTGCTGGCCGGGCTCTGGGAGTCGTCGCCCACCCAGGGATCTTCGAGGGATTCGGCGCGCTTCGCCAGCGGCGCGCGGCCGGCGCGGCGCACTAGGATCGCGGGCGGAGGCCCCGGTGGAGCGCACGCCCGAGCCCGAGCTGATGGAGGACCTGGATCAAGCCGCTGCCTATGCGGCGGCGGATTTCGCGTCCGTGAACGCCGATTTCGTGGCCCGCTTTCGCTCGCTCGCTCCCGGCCTCACGGCGGGCCGCGTGATCGATCTGGGCTGCGGGCCCGGCGACATCCTGGAGCGCTTGTGCACGGCCCTCCCGGGGCTGGAAGCCGTGGGCCTGGATGGGTCTGCGGCCATGCTCGCCCACGCCCATCGCGCGTTCGAGGCTGCGGGCCTCGCGGAGCGGGTGCGTTGGGTCGAAGGACGGCTGCCCGAGGCGCTTCCGGCCGAGCGCTTCGATGCCGTCCTCTCGAACAGTCTGCTCCATCATCTCCCCGATCCAGCCGTCCTGTGGGATGCCGTCGGGGCGTTGGCGGCGAGCGGCGCGTGGGTGCAGGTCGTCGATCTCCTGCGTCCCACGGCCGCCAGCGACGTGGATCGTCTGGTCGAGACCTATGCCGCCGACGAACCGCCGGTCTTGCAGCGGGATTTCCACGCCTCGCTTCATGCCGCCTTTTCGGTGGACGAGGTCTGGGCGCAGCTCCAGCGGGCCGGTTTCGCTGGGGACCTGGCACTCGAGGTCATCAGCGATCGACACTGGGCCGTGACCGGTCGACTGTCCTAGGCGCGGGTGCGGCGCTTCGCGCGTCGCTCCGCCAAACTGGGCCCATGCCCGCGGCCGCGAAGCGTCGTTGCGATTGGTGCGGCGACGATCCGCTCTATCGCGCGTACCACGACGAAGAGTGGGGCGTACCGGTGCACGAGGACCGGACGCTCTTCGAGTTTCTCCTGCTCGAAGGGGCGCAGGCCGGGCTCTCGTGGATCACGATCCTTCGCAAGCGGGAGGGCTACCGGAAGGCCTTCGCGGACTTCGACCCGGTGAAGGTCGCGCGCTTCCGTCCCGAACGGCTGGCGCGTTTGCTCGAGAACCCCGACATCGTGCGCAACCGCCTGAAGGTGCACGGTGCGGTCAAGAACGCGCGGGCCTTTCTCGCGGTGCAGAAGGAGTTCGGCAGTTTCGACGCCTACCTGTGGTCGTTCGTCGACGGCGTGCCGGTCCAGAACCGCTGGCGCAAGAACGGCCAGGTGCCGGCGCGCACGCCCCTGTCCGACGCGATCAGCAAGGACCTGAAGCGCCGCGGTTTCACCTTCGTCGGGTCGACGATCGTCTACGCCTACCTGCAGGCCGTCGGCGTCCTGAACGACCACCTCACGGGCTGCTTCCGCCACGCCCCCTTGGCCCGCAAGCGCTAGGGGCTAGGCCGCGTCGACCCGCATCGGGTGGGCCTCGCGGTTGACGACCTCGTCCCAGTGTTCGAGCAGCCACGCGTAGGTGGTGCGAACGCCGTCCTCGAGGGAGACCCGATGGCGCCAGCCCAGGCCGTGGAGTTTGCTCACGTCGAGCCGCTTCCGGGGCATGCCGTCGGGCTTGCTCGTGTCGAAGCGCAGGTCGGCCTCGGGGTGGACCGTATCCCGAAGCATCTCGGCGAGCGCCCGGATCTCGATGTCCTCACCCGTGCCGATGTTCACGTGCTCCTCGTCCTCGTAGTCGCGCATCAACACGAGGCAGGCGTCGGCGAGGTCGTCGACGTGCATGAACTCGCGCCGCGGCGTGCCGCTGCCCCAGATCGTGACCTCCCGGTCGCCGCGCAGCTTCGCTTCGTGAAAGCGTCGCATCAGGGCGGGCAGGACGTGGGCCGCCTCGAGGTCGAAGTTGTCGCCGGGCCCGTAGA
Coding sequences within:
- a CDS encoding class I SAM-dependent methyltransferase — its product is MERTPEPELMEDLDQAAAYAAADFASVNADFVARFRSLAPGLTAGRVIDLGCGPGDILERLCTALPGLEAVGLDGSAAMLAHAHRAFEAAGLAERVRWVEGRLPEALPAERFDAVLSNSLLHHLPDPAVLWDAVGALAASGAWVQVVDLLRPTAASDVDRLVETYAADEPPVLQRDFHASLHAAFSVDEVWAQLQRAGFAGDLALEVISDRHWAVTGRLS
- a CDS encoding DNA-3-methyladenine glycosylase I; translation: MPAAAKRRCDWCGDDPLYRAYHDEEWGVPVHEDRTLFEFLLLEGAQAGLSWITILRKREGYRKAFADFDPVKVARFRPERLARLLENPDIVRNRLKVHGAVKNARAFLAVQKEFGSFDAYLWSFVDGVPVQNRWRKNGQVPARTPLSDAISKDLKRRGFTFVGSTIVYAYLQAVGVLNDHLTGCFRHAPLARKR
- a CDS encoding glycosyltransferase family 39 protein gives rise to the protein MRRAGRAPLAKRAESLEDPWVGDDSQSPASSPATPPTAPPAAPTRAGPSRLGERLGLLGILLAAAATRWRLLSVPLERDEGEYAYGAQLLLDGQLPYVAFYNMKLPGIYATYAGIFGVFGESVSAIHAGLLIANAAVIGALFWLGRQLSGPIAGLGAAACFAVLSLLQPVQGLFANAEHFVLPWAIAGLCALVHGLDRNDLRWIVGAGLLTGTGFLVKQHGVAFLALGGVWIGLHIARVGLAPGFRLLLAYGAGSVVPYLLTLASYAWAGAADAFWFWTFSYAQAYASRVPFETGLGYLQFSATPILRAAPGIVALAIAGWSVAPLLDRTQRTAWPRLASFAVFSAIAIAPGFLFRPHYFVLVLPAVALAAGMALQAVVHRFPRPAPWPRLAAVGLGVAALAHAVWGQHAYLFTLSPEAVVRTTYGTGNPFAESLGIADFLREHSEPEDRILVLGSEPQLYFYAQRRASTGFMYAYPLMEEHAYAQQMQRDFIAEAESHPPRYVVWIGRGIRNSWLQRQESHKDLFRWYFARRPHWRLVAAMDFRENSARELIAGDALAQHRRVRGEVYIEIYEVPDSMRTRPGSDPSSPRPAGPDSSKRTPESGNAARKSSRQPAQSA